A region of Spiribacter roseus DNA encodes the following proteins:
- the pqqC gene encoding pyrroloquinoline-quinone synthase PqqC: protein MAWTSASEPITAALSADEFERRLRAMERYYHLHHPFQQMMARGELTREQLQGWVINRFYYQVSIPRKDAALLANCPDPEIRREWVQRIIDHDGRDDDPGGIEAWLRLGEAVGVSRERLLSLDEVLPGVRFAVDGYITFARERPWEEAVCSSLTELFAPEAHRSRLSTWPQHYPWVDSDGLDYFRNRLGQARRDVEHGLSITQAHFRSAEAQQRALETLGFKLDVLWSMLDAMYLAFVIGMRPYQAIEDP, encoded by the coding sequence ATGGCATGGACATCCGCTTCTGAACCGATAACCGCTGCGCTGTCGGCCGATGAGTTCGAGCGCCGGTTACGAGCAATGGAGCGGTATTACCATCTCCACCATCCTTTCCAACAGATGATGGCCCGTGGCGAGCTGACCCGCGAGCAATTGCAGGGCTGGGTCATCAACCGCTTCTACTACCAGGTCAGCATTCCTCGCAAGGATGCTGCCTTGCTCGCTAACTGCCCCGATCCGGAGATACGCCGCGAGTGGGTGCAGAGAATCATCGATCATGACGGCCGCGATGACGATCCTGGCGGTATTGAGGCATGGCTGCGGTTGGGAGAGGCGGTAGGTGTGTCGCGTGAGCGACTGCTCTCTCTCGATGAGGTCCTTCCCGGCGTGCGTTTCGCGGTGGACGGATATATCACCTTTGCCCGTGAACGGCCCTGGGAGGAGGCGGTCTGTTCCTCTCTAACAGAGCTTTTTGCACCGGAAGCCCACCGCTCGCGCCTCTCCACCTGGCCGCAGCACTATCCTTGGGTGGATAGTGACGGGCTTGACTATTTTCGGAACCGCCTGGGTCAGGCTCGGCGAGATGTCGAGCATGGCTTGTCAATCACTCAGGCACATTTTCGCAGTGCCGAGGCTCAGCAACGGGCGCTGGAGACGCTCGGCTTCAAACTGGATGTGCTCTGGTCAATGCTTGATGCCATGTATCTGGCGTTTGTTATTGGTATGCGGCCATATCAGGCGATCGAAGACCCATGA
- the pqqD gene encoding pyrroloquinoline quinone biosynthesis peptide chaperone PqqD, whose product MNGDVRVRLSAGMRLQWETAQSAYVMLYPEGMIKLNEPAGEILSRCDGRTVDALIGDLQQAFPRADLTADVITFLEEADSKGWLRTTKGEDDGY is encoded by the coding sequence ATGAACGGCGATGTACGAGTCCGGCTGAGTGCCGGCATGCGTCTTCAATGGGAAACCGCCCAATCGGCTTACGTCATGCTCTACCCAGAGGGAATGATCAAACTCAACGAGCCGGCCGGCGAGATCCTGTCTCGATGCGACGGCCGGACTGTGGACGCGTTGATCGGCGATTTACAGCAGGCGTTCCCACGCGCCGATTTGACAGCGGATGTCATCACTTTTCTGGAAGAGGCCGACTCCAAGGGCTGGCTGAGAACAACGAAAGGGGAAGACGATGGCTATTGA
- the pqqE gene encoding pyrroloquinoline quinone biosynthesis protein PqqE gives MAIEESEVRAVANATPIPLWLLAEVTYRCPLQCAYCSNPIAFARYRDELETEEWLSVLDQARAMGALQLGISGGEPLLRKDLETIVGHARQLGFYTNLLTSGVGLNEARLGELKRAGLDHIQISFQADSGGPSDEIAGGHHFSTKERMAQAIKAHEYPMVFNVVMHRHNLDRVDSILQLAWDLGADYVELANTQYHGWAYHNRAALMPTREQIQRAEAVTQHWREKAGNRMQIYFVGSDYYDETAKPCMNGWGTTFLGVAPDGRAMPCHGAAELPIELPSVRDERLQAIWEDSHAFNVFRGHDWQPEPCSSCELLHSCHGGCRCQALLLAGDAWATDPVCPKSPLHERVVREVEAADKRKNEFPLVMRNVKNSRSLS, from the coding sequence ATGGCTATTGAGGAGAGCGAAGTGCGGGCCGTTGCCAATGCGACGCCCATCCCACTGTGGTTGTTGGCTGAGGTAACTTATCGCTGTCCGCTACAGTGTGCCTACTGCTCGAATCCAATTGCGTTTGCACGATATCGCGACGAGCTTGAGACCGAGGAGTGGTTGTCGGTACTGGATCAGGCGCGAGCAATGGGCGCTCTTCAACTTGGCATTTCTGGGGGTGAGCCGCTGCTGCGTAAAGACCTTGAGACGATCGTTGGACACGCTCGACAGCTTGGCTTCTATACCAATCTGCTTACATCAGGAGTGGGGTTAAATGAGGCACGTCTTGGCGAATTAAAACGCGCAGGGCTTGACCACATTCAGATTAGCTTCCAAGCCGATAGCGGTGGCCCCTCGGACGAGATCGCGGGTGGCCACCATTTCTCGACGAAGGAGCGGATGGCTCAGGCAATCAAGGCACATGAATACCCGATGGTGTTCAACGTCGTTATGCACCGCCACAACCTCGATCGTGTTGACAGCATTCTGCAGCTGGCCTGGGATCTTGGTGCCGATTATGTTGAGCTTGCAAATACGCAGTATCACGGCTGGGCTTATCACAACCGTGCAGCACTGATGCCTACACGCGAGCAGATCCAGCGCGCCGAAGCGGTGACGCAGCATTGGCGTGAGAAAGCCGGCAACCGCATGCAGATCTACTTCGTCGGTTCCGATTACTACGACGAAACCGCTAAACCGTGTATGAACGGCTGGGGCACAACGTTTCTCGGCGTCGCTCCGGATGGTCGGGCCATGCCATGCCATGGAGCAGCAGAGCTACCGATCGAACTCCCATCTGTCCGCGACGAGCGCTTACAGGCAATCTGGGAGGACTCGCATGCGTTCAATGTCTTCCGCGGTCACGACTGGCAACCAGAGCCGTGCAGTAGTTGCGAATTACTGCATAGCTGCCACGGAGGGTGCCGCTGCCAGGCCTTACTGCTCGCCGGTGACGCGTGGGCGACCGACCCGGTCTGTCCGAAGTCGCCACTCCATGAGCGGGTCGTCCGTGAAGTCGAAGCAGCCGACAAGAGGAAGAACGAGTTCCCGTTGGTGATGCGCAATGTCAAAAACAGCCGCTCACTATCGTGA
- a CDS encoding S9 family peptidase produces MPWTRSRLWRLDIESGTYEALTDGQSSVIEPRWGADGSLYYLDDRAGWWQLYRLAGQSRRRLVELAADIGRPPWQLAHGHHVGIADDVTIAVQVNSARCAVVSIQQTGVVRDFGVAEVDITQLQSGGDDVWYLGSREDAPAAVCRLDMASGKVERVVCLEARPDSDSVSRPEKMVAQGMQGEVHGYLYRPHCPDVSGPEAGRPPLLLRAHGGPTAMRSPAWNPEVQFWTGHGVAVLEVNYGGSSGHGRHYRERLRGNWGITDRDDCICMADAVAARGLCDPGQMFIAGNSAGGLTVLNALRQTGRFRGGLCRWAVTDLARLSTLTHRFERGYLDFLVGDPVRDSARYARRSPALNAHEITTPVLLIQGDVDRIVPLSQATAMADAMIANGGSAELHVYPAEGHGLRNAANIRSAASSELAFVRGMLGH; encoded by the coding sequence ATGCCCTGGACCCGCTCGCGTCTGTGGCGCCTGGACATTGAAAGCGGCACCTACGAGGCATTGACCGACGGTCAGTCTTCGGTAATCGAGCCACGGTGGGGCGCTGATGGATCGCTGTACTACCTCGATGATCGGGCGGGCTGGTGGCAACTTTATCGCCTGGCCGGTCAGTCACGCAGACGATTGGTTGAACTTGCTGCCGATATCGGCCGGCCGCCATGGCAGCTGGCCCACGGGCATCACGTTGGCATCGCGGATGACGTTACGATTGCTGTACAGGTGAACTCGGCCCGTTGCGCTGTTGTAAGTATTCAGCAAACTGGCGTTGTTCGGGACTTTGGCGTTGCCGAGGTGGATATCACGCAGCTTCAGTCTGGCGGCGACGATGTCTGGTATCTCGGCAGCCGAGAAGACGCACCGGCTGCAGTATGTCGACTGGATATGGCGTCGGGCAAGGTCGAAAGAGTGGTCTGCCTGGAAGCCCGCCCGGATTCGGATAGTGTATCGCGGCCGGAGAAGATGGTTGCACAAGGCATGCAGGGCGAGGTTCATGGCTATCTTTACCGCCCCCACTGTCCGGATGTTAGCGGCCCAGAGGCTGGACGGCCGCCGCTTTTGCTACGGGCACATGGCGGGCCAACAGCCATGCGCAGTCCGGCGTGGAATCCAGAGGTCCAGTTCTGGACCGGGCACGGTGTTGCGGTGCTGGAGGTCAATTATGGCGGCAGCAGCGGGCATGGTCGTCACTACCGGGAACGTCTGCGCGGCAACTGGGGCATTACCGACCGTGATGATTGTATCTGTATGGCAGATGCGGTTGCGGCCAGGGGGTTGTGCGATCCCGGGCAGATGTTTATCGCCGGGAATAGCGCGGGTGGGCTAACCGTGTTGAATGCATTGCGTCAGACCGGGCGTTTCCGAGGGGGGTTGTGTCGGTGGGCCGTGACTGATCTGGCTCGGTTGTCTACCCTCACCCACCGCTTTGAACGGGGTTACCTTGACTTTCTGGTCGGCGACCCAGTGCGCGATTCGGCTCGGTATGCCCGTCGCTCGCCGGCGCTGAATGCCCATGAGATCACAACGCCGGTCCTGCTGATCCAGGGCGACGTTGACCGGATCGTGCCCCTCAGTCAGGCAACTGCGATGGCCGATGCGATGATCGCCAATGGTGGCAGCGCAGAGCTTCACGTCTATCCGGCCGAGGGGCACGGTCTGCGCAACGCAGCAAATATCCGGTCCGCGGCGAGTAGCGAGTTGGCGTTCGTCCGGGGAATGCTCGGACATTGA
- a CDS encoding OsmC family protein, producing MDAQELRAYQQPLKEHYKDEPESARVPVSVEAQLANEDIACKLQTWSGEVVAGLHAAAGGDGSRACSADMLLQALAACAGVTLKSVATAMGIELRESRVIAEGHWDARGTLALDPEVPVGLRDVHLRFELESDADDAKLGKLIELTERYCVIYQTLASPPHQSARFVRSDT from the coding sequence ATGGACGCACAAGAACTGCGTGCATACCAACAGCCGCTCAAAGAGCACTATAAGGACGAGCCCGAATCGGCGCGAGTCCCCGTTAGTGTCGAGGCGCAGTTGGCCAATGAGGACATCGCGTGCAAGCTTCAGACTTGGTCAGGTGAAGTGGTTGCTGGTCTTCACGCCGCGGCAGGAGGAGATGGTTCACGGGCATGCTCCGCCGATATGCTCCTCCAGGCGCTCGCCGCTTGCGCCGGGGTGACGCTCAAGAGTGTTGCAACGGCGATGGGCATCGAGCTGAGGGAGAGTCGAGTGATCGCTGAGGGCCATTGGGATGCACGCGGCACGCTGGCGCTGGACCCGGAAGTGCCGGTGGGGTTGCGCGACGTCCATTTGCGCTTCGAACTTGAGAGTGACGCGGATGATGCAAAGCTCGGTAAACTGATTGAGTTAACCGAGCGTTATTGTGTGATCTACCAAACACTTGCTTCACCGCCACATCAATCGGCTCGGTTCGTCCGTTCCGACACCTGA
- a CDS encoding sigma-54-dependent Fis family transcriptional regulator, which yields MGFDYNHSKQVEESVRRVSAHTPSRMIRPEEVRVALSWKRSLVEHSLDPGLPGIEAVLEEPHLRRRRDQLGELYSIARAEMRDLYRQIAQSGHSVLLTDADGYVLDRLGDPGLTKQFERVGLLPGADWSESTVGTNGIGTCIAEKRSVTIHRNEHFLCRNMELSCTAAPICDPHGRMVAVLDVSSAQASCDREVPIHTIALVRTSARIIENLFFLNYYRNEIVLRFNETASSIDSPSAGMVAVDRDGRTLAFNKRARDLCAIRSADSVVNESVEERFGITANSLHKTALVQGDTPMRLRDIRSGMELIGTLRGPSIKASPNVRSKRVGDDPAGGECGEAGELSLDAMAHNADEQVRRIVRCARRVLDRDVPIVLCGETGTGKEVLARAIHNASTRHKRPFVAMNCAAIPESLIESELFGYRHGAFTGAKREGMRGKVLESSGGTLFLDEIGDMPSELQTRFLRVLEQKQITPLGSEEVVPVELNVISATHRNLQQLVEDGLFREDLYYRLNSIALELPALRERSDKDRVITAALTAESGGDQDVSIDEAAYQRLLDYRWPGNIRQLRHCLRTALALCDDGIIRVRDLPRVIVGEEDFISPAVSGGVSGRDSLETVEDAYGQINSPLEDAERDTLLRELRRHRWNITKTADKLNISRNTLYRKLKKYRIDTES from the coding sequence ATGGGGTTTGATTACAACCACTCTAAGCAGGTGGAGGAGTCTGTTCGACGGGTGAGCGCGCATACGCCGAGCCGGATGATCCGACCGGAGGAAGTTCGGGTCGCCTTATCTTGGAAGCGTTCCCTCGTCGAGCACTCTCTAGACCCCGGACTGCCTGGGATTGAGGCCGTCCTCGAAGAGCCTCACCTTCGGCGCCGGCGCGATCAGCTGGGGGAATTATATTCCATTGCTAGGGCCGAGATGAGAGACCTCTATCGGCAGATCGCTCAATCGGGGCACTCCGTCCTGCTGACTGATGCAGATGGATATGTTCTGGATCGGCTGGGTGATCCCGGGCTTACTAAGCAGTTTGAGCGAGTTGGGCTACTGCCTGGAGCCGACTGGAGCGAGTCGACGGTCGGCACGAATGGGATCGGTACCTGCATTGCCGAAAAACGCTCGGTGACAATCCATCGGAACGAGCATTTTCTTTGCCGTAATATGGAGCTGTCGTGCACGGCGGCGCCGATTTGTGATCCGCATGGCCGCATGGTCGCGGTTCTCGATGTTTCCTCGGCTCAAGCGAGCTGCGACCGTGAGGTTCCAATTCACACAATCGCTCTCGTGCGGACGTCGGCGCGGATCATCGAAAATCTTTTTTTCCTCAATTATTACCGCAACGAGATTGTACTTCGATTTAACGAAACGGCATCTTCGATCGATTCTCCTAGTGCAGGAATGGTGGCGGTCGATCGAGATGGTCGAACACTCGCATTCAACAAAAGAGCGCGTGATCTATGCGCAATACGGAGCGCCGACTCGGTAGTGAATGAGTCCGTCGAGGAGCGGTTTGGAATAACAGCCAATTCGCTGCACAAGACCGCGTTGGTCCAGGGCGATACCCCGATGCGCCTGCGCGATATTCGCTCCGGCATGGAGCTCATCGGCACATTGCGGGGCCCTTCGATAAAAGCGTCTCCGAACGTAAGGTCTAAGAGAGTTGGTGACGACCCAGCTGGTGGAGAATGTGGCGAGGCTGGGGAACTCTCACTCGATGCGATGGCCCACAATGCCGACGAGCAGGTCAGGCGGATCGTCCGCTGTGCACGTCGCGTGCTAGACCGGGATGTCCCCATCGTCTTGTGCGGGGAAACCGGTACCGGGAAAGAGGTTCTCGCTAGGGCGATTCACAACGCCAGTACACGTCACAAGCGCCCTTTTGTCGCCATGAATTGCGCCGCTATCCCGGAGTCGCTGATTGAAAGCGAGCTCTTCGGCTATCGCCATGGGGCTTTCACTGGCGCGAAGCGAGAGGGTATGCGGGGGAAAGTGCTCGAATCTAGCGGAGGCACGTTGTTTCTCGATGAGATCGGCGATATGCCGTCGGAACTACAGACGCGGTTCCTGCGGGTGCTCGAGCAGAAACAGATCACGCCACTTGGTAGCGAGGAAGTGGTGCCGGTTGAGCTGAATGTCATCAGCGCCACTCACAGAAACCTACAGCAGTTGGTCGAGGACGGGCTGTTTCGCGAAGATCTTTACTACCGCCTCAACTCCATTGCACTCGAGCTTCCGGCGTTGCGGGAGCGGAGCGACAAAGACAGGGTCATCACCGCTGCGCTCACTGCTGAAAGCGGGGGTGATCAGGACGTCTCGATCGATGAGGCCGCGTATCAGCGACTCCTAGACTACCGGTGGCCTGGTAATATCAGGCAACTCCGGCATTGTCTGAGAACGGCTCTTGCACTCTGTGATGACGGCATCATTCGAGTTAGAGACCTGCCTAGGGTAATCGTTGGGGAGGAAGATTTTATTTCTCCCGCTGTGTCAGGCGGCGTATCCGGTCGGGACTCGCTCGAAACGGTTGAAGATGCTTATGGGCAGATTAACAGTCCTTTGGAGGACGCTGAGCGGGACACTCTGCTCAGGGAGCTCAGAAGGCATCGCTGGAACATCACAAAAACCGCGGATAAACTAAACATCAGTCGCAACACGCTGTACCGAAAGCTCAAGAAATACCGCATAGATACCGAGAGCTGA
- a CDS encoding type 2 periplasmic-binding domain-containing protein, translating into MRFAAKRVHWILRRIGRSGLLIIAGVIMLLVVRELPPESSLAQVREGGALTVCVPPSLPPLLTPDSGVNQYQGSEAELVRLIAADIDVSVQWNPQPGWGDTIDPSDWGMRPSACQLVVGGIVGSEETRALMELVPYRTAEWSIVGDPGAGPTGLYVPFWGIDRGQAARWIRDQGYEQLFLFDAREARDALQRGDVGAIVSLRPVARWLAGDRQVRTVTGLPVETLALATWKGRTTINREVRRVAPSP; encoded by the coding sequence ATGCGCTTCGCCGCTAAACGCGTTCACTGGATATTGCGCCGCATCGGTCGGTCCGGCCTGCTCATCATTGCCGGGGTCATCATGCTGCTCGTGGTCCGCGAACTGCCACCCGAATCTTCTCTGGCGCAGGTGCGCGAGGGCGGTGCTTTGACTGTTTGTGTTCCACCGTCGCTCCCGCCCCTTTTGACGCCCGATTCCGGGGTTAACCAGTACCAAGGGAGCGAGGCTGAACTCGTTCGGTTGATTGCTGCGGATATTGACGTGTCGGTTCAGTGGAATCCTCAGCCGGGCTGGGGCGACACCATCGATCCGAGCGATTGGGGCATGCGTCCGTCGGCTTGCCAGCTAGTCGTGGGCGGCATTGTTGGCTCGGAGGAGACGCGGGCACTTATGGAGCTCGTGCCCTATCGTACGGCCGAATGGTCCATTGTTGGTGACCCGGGCGCAGGGCCGACGGGGCTTTACGTTCCTTTTTGGGGGATTGACCGCGGGCAGGCGGCACGATGGATCCGCGATCAGGGCTACGAGCAGCTTTTTTTGTTTGACGCTAGAGAGGCGCGGGATGCTCTGCAGCGCGGTGACGTGGGGGCGATTGTTTCGCTCCGGCCGGTGGCACGATGGCTTGCGGGCGACCGACAGGTTAGGACAGTGACGGGGTTACCTGTTGAGACGCTAGCACTCGCCACATGGAAGGGACGGACAACGATTAACCGTGAGGTCCGGCGAGTCGCTCCGTCCCCTTGA